From Pseudomonadota bacterium, a single genomic window includes:
- a CDS encoding YebC/PmpR family DNA-binding transcriptional regulator yields MSGHNKWSTIKHKKGAADAKRGRIFTRIIREVTIAARTGGGDPGHNARLRSAITAARAANMPSDNIERAIKRGTGELEGVNYDEVTYEGYGPGGAAVLVETLTDNRNRTVGEVRHIFTKHNGNMGESGCVAWMFSRVGVIAVPKDKIGEEELFERALEAGADDVREEGGRFEVHCAHAGVHDLAERLRAAGVAVESGSVAMVPQTTIKLQGREAEVMLRLYEALEDNDDVQNVWSNFDIDDALLEQLAG; encoded by the coding sequence ATGTCCGGCCACAATAAGTGGAGCACGATCAAGCATAAGAAGGGCGCGGCGGACGCTAAGCGCGGTCGGATCTTCACCCGCATCATCCGCGAGGTGACGATCGCTGCCCGCACCGGTGGAGGTGATCCGGGTCATAACGCGCGGCTGCGCTCGGCGATCACCGCGGCGCGAGCTGCGAACATGCCCAGCGACAACATCGAGCGGGCGATCAAGCGGGGCACTGGCGAGCTCGAGGGCGTCAACTATGACGAGGTGACCTACGAGGGTTACGGACCGGGTGGGGCCGCGGTGCTCGTCGAAACGCTGACCGATAATCGCAACCGCACGGTGGGCGAGGTGCGCCACATCTTCACCAAGCATAACGGAAATATGGGCGAGAGCGGCTGTGTTGCCTGGATGTTCTCGCGGGTTGGCGTGATCGCCGTGCCCAAGGATAAGATCGGCGAAGAGGAGCTCTTCGAGCGCGCGCTCGAGGCTGGCGCGGACGATGTGCGAGAGGAGGGCGGGCGTTTCGAGGTCCACTGCGCCCACGCCGGTGTGCACGATCTCGCCGAGCGCCTGCGGGCCGCCGGGGTCGCGGTCGAGTCGGGCTCGGTGGCGATGGTGCCCCAGACGACGATCAAGCTGCAGGGGCGAGAGGCGGAGGTGATGCTCCGGCTCTACGAGGCACTGGAAGACAACGACGACGTGCAGAACGTCTGGTCTAATTTCGACATCGATGACGCCCTGCTCGAGCAGCTCGCCGGTTGA